A genomic window from Aulosira sp. FACHB-615 includes:
- a CDS encoding aldo/keto reductase, translating to MRYKLLGKSGLRVSELCLGTMTFGEDWGWGASVDESRRIFETFTAAGGNFIDTANGYTNGSSEKIVGELIAQDRERFVVATKYSFPSRMGENTGNPNGSGNHRKNLVQSLEGSLKRLNTDYIDLFWLHAWDFTTPIEEVMRSLDDVVRQGKVLYIGISDAPAWIVAQANTIAQYQGWTQFVALQIEYNLIQRTPERDLLPMAKALDLAVTPWSPLAGGVLTGKYNQPLQPGEEQGRLANTAFGTVSERSLAIAAVVSQVATEIGASPSQVALAWLRAQSGVMIPIVGARKLSQFQDNLACLDITLSPEHLQRLNEVSQIELGFPHDFLQNDIIRDRLFGGTFNAIDNHRL from the coding sequence ATGAGATACAAACTCTTAGGCAAAAGTGGGTTGAGAGTTTCGGAACTCTGCTTGGGAACGATGACTTTTGGTGAAGACTGGGGTTGGGGTGCTTCTGTTGATGAAAGTCGGAGAATTTTTGAGACTTTTACAGCAGCCGGTGGGAATTTTATTGACACCGCCAATGGTTACACCAACGGTAGTAGTGAAAAAATTGTTGGTGAATTAATTGCTCAAGACAGAGAACGCTTTGTAGTTGCAACTAAATACTCTTTTCCCTCGCGGATGGGAGAAAATACAGGTAATCCCAATGGTAGCGGCAATCATCGCAAGAATTTGGTGCAATCCTTAGAAGGTAGTCTCAAACGACTGAATACAGACTATATTGATTTATTTTGGTTACATGCTTGGGATTTTACCACTCCAATTGAGGAGGTAATGCGATCGCTTGATGATGTGGTGCGTCAAGGTAAGGTTCTTTACATTGGGATTTCTGATGCACCTGCTTGGATTGTGGCTCAAGCTAATACTATCGCTCAATATCAAGGCTGGACGCAGTTTGTAGCTTTGCAAATTGAGTATAATTTAATTCAGCGAACACCAGAACGAGATTTGCTCCCAATGGCTAAAGCCCTTGATTTAGCAGTCACACCTTGGTCGCCCTTAGCTGGTGGTGTACTGACAGGTAAGTATAATCAGCCTCTGCAACCAGGAGAAGAACAAGGTAGGCTTGCCAACACTGCATTTGGAACTGTATCAGAACGCAGTTTAGCGATCGCCGCAGTAGTGAGTCAAGTTGCTACGGAAATTGGCGCTTCACCTTCGCAAGTCGCATTAGCTTGGTTACGCGCCCAAAGTGGTGTAATGATTCCTATCGTCGGCGCACGCAAACTCAGCCAATTTCAAGATAACTTGGCTTGTTTAGATATCACCTTATCGCCGGAACACCTGCAACGCCTCAACGAAGTGAGTCAAATTGAACTAGGTTTTCCCCACGACTTCTTGCAAAATGACATCATCCGCGATCGCCTGTTTGGTGGTACATTCAATGCGATCGACAACCACCGCCTTTGA
- the dps gene encoding DNA starvation/stationary phase protection protein Dps, giving the protein MSDNKQTSRLYPSRIDIPAEARSQIVAILNQTLAATLDLKTQTKQAHWNVKGTDFYQLHELFDEIAGELEEYVDTVAERVTALGGYAFGTARLAASNSILPEYPLDILDGKDHVTALADRFAPYAKHIREAIAKTDDLGDADTADLYTEISRTIDKRLWFLEAHLQVAEIKAENGSATTKTPATVR; this is encoded by the coding sequence ATGAGCGACAATAAGCAGACATCCCGTCTTTATCCCTCTCGTATTGATATTCCTGCCGAAGCACGTTCTCAAATCGTAGCCATTCTGAATCAAACATTGGCAGCTACCTTAGATTTGAAAACCCAGACAAAGCAAGCACACTGGAACGTTAAAGGTACAGACTTTTATCAGTTGCACGAATTGTTTGATGAGATTGCAGGCGAATTAGAAGAATATGTTGATACAGTGGCTGAACGTGTCACCGCGTTAGGTGGCTATGCTTTCGGAACCGCAAGACTAGCGGCTAGTAACTCCATCCTGCCAGAATATCCTCTGGATATTTTGGATGGCAAAGACCATGTAACCGCATTAGCCGACCGTTTTGCACCTTACGCTAAACATATCCGAGAAGCGATCGCTAAAACCGACGACTTAGGTGATGCAGACACCGCAGACCTTTACACCGAAATTTCTCGCACCATTGACAAACGACTGTGGTTCTTAGAAGCTCATTTGCAAGTAGCAGAAATTAAAGCAGAGAATGGCTCTGCTACTACTAAAACACCAGCTACAGTTAGATAA
- a CDS encoding pirin family protein: MSQNTINYLIHDRNNRGRSQIGWLDSYHTFSFSHFYDPNRMGFRSLRVINDDRIAPGAGFPTHGHRDMEILTYVLSGAVEHKDSLGTGSVIRPGDAQIMSAGTGIMHSEFNPSPTEPLHLLQIWILPDEQGLAPRYEQKAFSVEEKRGQLRLIAAKDGRDGAVTIHQDVDLYASVLESGDVVNYHLKRDRYAWLQIAQGIATLNGEELRAGDGVQISGEEKLEISTNLSAEILLFDLK, from the coding sequence ATGTCTCAAAATACAATTAACTATTTAATTCATGATCGAAACAATCGCGGTCGGAGCCAAATCGGCTGGCTAGATAGTTACCACACATTTTCCTTCAGCCATTTTTATGATCCCAATCGGATGGGATTCCGGTCTCTGCGCGTGATTAACGACGATCGCATTGCGCCTGGTGCGGGTTTTCCTACCCACGGACATCGAGATATGGAAATTCTCACTTATGTGCTGTCTGGCGCTGTTGAGCATAAAGATAGTTTGGGTACAGGTTCAGTCATTCGTCCTGGTGATGCTCAAATTATGAGTGCAGGTACAGGAATTATGCACAGCGAGTTTAATCCCTCACCCACCGAACCACTCCATCTACTGCAAATCTGGATTTTACCAGATGAGCAAGGCTTGGCTCCCAGATATGAACAAAAAGCATTTTCTGTAGAAGAAAAACGCGGTCAATTACGCTTAATCGCCGCCAAAGATGGCCGCGACGGTGCGGTAACAATTCATCAAGATGTGGATTTATACGCCTCTGTTTTAGAAAGCGGTGATGTGGTGAATTATCACCTGAAACGCGATCGCTATGCTTGGTTGCAAATAGCTCAAGGTATAGCCACACTGAACGGCGAAGAACTCAGAGCCGGTGACGGTGTACAAATCAGTGGCGAGGAAAAACTCGAAATTAGCACCAACCTGAGCGCGGAAATCCTGCTATTTGATTTAAAGTGA
- the nadA gene encoding quinolinate synthase NadA, translated as MFTTAFAPKNQTQSGELPRDLFAAIEDLKKELNAVILAHYYQEPDIQDIADFIGDSLQLAKAAAQTNADVIVFAGVHFMAETAKILNPDKLVLLPDLTAGCSLADSCPPKEFAAFKAAYPDHLVVSYINCSADIKAMSDIICTSSNAVKIVQQIPKDQPIIFAPDRNLGRYVMEQTGRDLVLWQGSCVVHETFSEKKIVQLKIAHPQAEAIAHPECETSVLRHANYIGSTAALLKYCQTSPAQEFIVATEPGIIHQMQKFAPDKHFIPAPPTNNCNCNECPFMRLNTLEKLYLAMKNRAPEITMSEDIRVAALRPMQRMLEMSV; from the coding sequence GTGTTTACAACTGCATTTGCACCAAAAAACCAAACCCAATCAGGTGAACTACCACGAGATTTATTTGCTGCTATTGAGGATTTAAAAAAAGAACTCAATGCGGTAATCTTGGCGCATTACTATCAAGAACCAGATATTCAAGATATTGCAGATTTTATTGGTGATTCGTTACAACTGGCGAAAGCCGCAGCTCAGACCAATGCAGATGTAATTGTCTTTGCTGGCGTACACTTTATGGCAGAAACAGCCAAAATTCTCAATCCTGATAAGTTAGTACTGTTACCTGATTTAACTGCTGGTTGTTCTTTAGCAGATAGTTGTCCACCAAAGGAATTTGCGGCGTTTAAAGCAGCTTATCCTGATCATTTGGTGGTTTCGTATATTAACTGCTCTGCTGACATTAAGGCAATGAGCGATATTATTTGTACTAGTTCTAATGCTGTCAAAATTGTGCAGCAGATACCCAAAGACCAGCCAATTATTTTTGCTCCAGACCGGAATTTAGGGCGCTATGTCATGGAACAAACTGGCAGAGATTTGGTACTGTGGCAAGGTAGCTGTGTTGTCCATGAAACCTTTTCCGAAAAGAAAATCGTCCAGTTAAAAATAGCACATCCCCAAGCGGAGGCGATCGCTCACCCAGAATGTGAAACTAGCGTTTTGCGCCACGCTAATTATATTGGTTCGACGGCAGCTTTACTCAAATATTGTCAGACCAGCCCTGCCCAAGAATTTATTGTGGCGACAGAACCAGGAATTATTCACCAAATGCAAAAATTTGCGCCAGATAAGCATTTTATTCCTGCGCCACCAACAAATAATTGTAACTGTAATGAGTGTCCGTTTATGCGACTCAATACATTAGAAAAATTGTATTTAGCGATGAAAAATCGCGCTCCTGAAATTACAATGTCTGAAGATATTAGAGTGGCGGCGCTGCGTCCCATGCAACGGATGTTAGAAATGAGTGTTTAA
- a CDS encoding DUF2358 domain-containing protein → MDIIEILKEDYQRFPENQTYSIYAEDVYFQDAVFKFRGIKLYQWMIKFIQTFFLNLKMDLHSIQRLGDTIKTEWTLSWNSPLPWKPRISITGWSELKLNSDDLIISHIDYWNCSQLDVIKQHFFPVK, encoded by the coding sequence ATGGATATTATCGAAATTCTCAAAGAAGATTATCAAAGATTTCCTGAAAATCAAACATATTCAATTTACGCAGAAGATGTTTATTTTCAAGATGCAGTTTTTAAATTTCGAGGAATTAAACTTTATCAGTGGATGATTAAATTTATCCAGACTTTCTTTTTAAATCTCAAAATGGATTTACATAGTATTCAACGTTTGGGAGACACTATCAAAACTGAGTGGACACTGAGTTGGAATAGTCCCTTACCTTGGAAACCCCGCATTTCTATCACTGGCTGGAGCGAATTAAAACTTAACTCTGATGATTTGATTATTTCTCACATTGATTATTGGAATTGTTCACAGCTAGATGTAATTAAACAGCATTTCTTTCCAGTTAAATAG
- a CDS encoding isopenicillin N synthase family oxygenase, which yields MAITQYQIPIIDISALVTESSDRHLTAAKIGQACREYGFFYIIGHGVDIDLQQRLEDCSREFFAQDLATKMQIPMALAGKAWRGYFPVGDELTSGKPDLKEGIYFGAELTSSHPQVKAGTPMHGANLFPPNLPLFRETVLEYMSVMTKLGHILMTGIALSLGLEASYFSDRYTSDPLILFRIFNYPPDQLSSNDEIRWGVGEHTDYGVLTILKQDNLGGLQIKSKSRWIDAPPVPNSFVCNIGDMLDRMTGGLYKSTPHRVQNFSGRDRLSFPFFFDPNFDVEVKPIELNHVVQEDSQERWDKASVHNFQGTYGDYVLSKVAKVFPELQRTVL from the coding sequence ATGGCAATCACACAATACCAAATTCCGATTATAGATATCAGTGCCTTAGTCACAGAAAGTAGCGATCGCCACCTGACAGCAGCAAAAATTGGTCAAGCCTGTCGGGAATATGGATTTTTCTATATTATTGGGCATGGTGTAGATATAGACTTGCAGCAGCGCCTAGAAGATTGTAGCCGTGAATTTTTTGCCCAAGATTTAGCCACCAAAATGCAAATCCCTATGGCGTTGGCTGGAAAAGCATGGCGGGGTTACTTTCCTGTGGGTGACGAACTCACATCAGGAAAGCCAGATTTAAAAGAGGGGATTTATTTTGGTGCGGAATTAACTTCATCACACCCGCAGGTAAAAGCTGGTACACCTATGCACGGTGCAAATTTGTTTCCGCCTAATCTGCCACTATTTCGTGAGACAGTACTAGAGTATATGTCAGTAATGACCAAGCTGGGACATATTTTAATGACAGGTATTGCCTTAAGCTTGGGATTAGAAGCATCTTACTTTAGCGATCGCTACACCAGCGACCCCTTAATATTATTTCGCATCTTTAACTACCCGCCTGATCAGTTATCAAGCAACGACGAAATTCGCTGGGGAGTTGGTGAACATACAGATTACGGCGTATTAACTATTCTCAAACAAGACAATTTAGGTGGTTTGCAAATCAAATCAAAATCACGCTGGATTGATGCGCCACCTGTACCGAACTCCTTTGTCTGTAACATCGGCGATATGCTCGATCGTATGACAGGCGGATTATACAAATCTACACCCCATCGGGTACAAAATTTTAGTGGACGCGATCGCCTATCCTTTCCGTTCTTCTTCGATCCCAACTTTGATGTAGAAGTCAAACCGATTGAATTAAATCACGTCGTCCAAGAAGATTCTCAAGAACGTTGGGATAAAGCCAGTGTGCATAACTTTCAAGGAACCTACGGTGATTACGTGCTGAGTAAAGTAGCCAAAGTTTTCCCAGAGTTACAGCGCACAGTTTTATGA
- a CDS encoding fatty acid hydroxylase, translating into MLEAIVVAWLLLFFGDFLSTFVYHIPEHVFGSLHLRTHHSWKKDFRHYAILTANLQVLLDGILGALPYIIMAFIFWSFSPIGVILGLLLGQFHVWWRHVSVLGWQTPKVINILCQFLFITTPERHWLHHNKTNLGFGDIFTFFEQPAQVWLRWLRLLRVRLRYINFGF; encoded by the coding sequence ATGCTTGAGGCTATCGTTGTTGCTTGGCTGTTATTATTTTTTGGTGATTTTTTATCTACATTCGTGTATCACATACCTGAGCATGTTTTTGGTAGCCTCCACTTAAGAACACATCATTCTTGGAAGAAGGACTTTCGCCACTATGCCATATTAACGGCAAATCTTCAGGTACTTTTAGATGGAATTTTGGGAGCTTTGCCTTATATAATTATGGCATTTATTTTCTGGTCTTTCTCTCCCATTGGTGTGATTTTAGGATTGCTATTAGGTCAGTTTCATGTATGGTGGAGACACGTTAGTGTTTTGGGTTGGCAAACTCCAAAGGTCATCAATATTTTGTGTCAATTTCTATTCATTACAACTCCCGAAAGACACTGGCTGCATCATAATAAAACGAACCTGGGTTTTGGTGATATTTTCACTTTCTTTGAGCAACCTGCACAAGTTTGGCTGCGGTGGTTGCGTCTTTTGAGAGTACGTCTGCGTTATATCAATTTTGGATTTTAG
- a CDS encoding MFS transporter, which yields MIQSTGIMLGLYKPLLWVAQISVDPSNVTPAQASVLTSGPRFFVALISGVILAFAFQLVLTNLSVAAGISYLGHSSDADSHHGEAGSFGGTIRKIGTAVGIWTLVTVTIALLIASFLAVKLSLVIFDPRLGAILGLVIWGAYFLLLVWVSSTTVGSLIGSVVNTATSGFQAIMGTATAALGAKAVNQQVVATAEAAAAAVRRELGSAIDPISIRENVEDYLEKLRPPELDISQIRGEFEKLLNDPQLKAIAGSPDLRQIDREKFIDLVSSRTDLSKRDVNRIADTLYNVWQQVVGQQPPVPDRLGELVDYLKSLPPGQTRTDELNAKLEQLITESRSAKPADQKAAPGLIQQTVQQGLTALTGIVLGRTDLSDIDVEKILQSLTTAKDKATEQADKLGLPVPSQPYSPIRVDIENYLHNTYAWQLSQERIAQEFRDVIYDPAADPGIIKRELDRLSRNDFVKILQDRGLLTQVEIQRIADHLEVVRQSVLVTVTAEEEREIAQDLQRRVESYLLVTPKSDLTAEGIERDFQSLLSDSDADYETLSRRLAVIDRAEMRQILLERNDVQVYEVEPILDELEKQRDRVLIAAQGIAEQAKYQAETLWLNVESYLRNTGKAELNPDAIRADLKRLLEDPQAGMIAIRTRLSRFDRDTLVQLLSQRQDLSEDQVHNIIHTVEDSWHSIRHAPQAVADKAKEQYDSVMTTITDYLRNTGKAELNPEGIQRDLDRLFANPKEGAIALRRRLSQLDRDTLVKLLSQRRDLSEEQVNQIIDSMQTSIRNIARAPRRFATRTQQRMDTFKAYLEEYLRQTGKEELNPEGIKRDLQLLLHDPRVGVESLSDRLAHFDRSTIIALLKIREDMSDEEAARIADNMISVRDQFVEQIRSIQRRIQDVVDNIFDRIRNYLNSLDRPELNYDGVKRDIRQLFDDPQAGFDALRDRLSAFNRDTLVAIMSSREDISEEDANRIIDQVERARNTVLQRAERIQQEAQRRLEEVKRQAQKQAEETRKAAATAAWWLFATAVVSAIFAAFGGAIAVVFV from the coding sequence CGGCTGTAGGGATTTGGACATTAGTCACTGTTACCATCGCCTTATTAATTGCCAGTTTCCTAGCCGTAAAATTAAGCTTAGTGATTTTTGACCCCAGATTAGGGGCGATTTTGGGGTTAGTGATTTGGGGTGCATACTTCTTATTACTAGTGTGGGTCAGTTCTACTACTGTGGGTTCCTTAATTGGTTCAGTGGTGAATACTGCTACCTCTGGTTTTCAGGCGATTATGGGAACTGCTACCGCCGCCTTGGGTGCGAAAGCCGTAAATCAGCAAGTGGTAGCCACCGCCGAAGCCGCCGCAGCTGCTGTACGTCGAGAATTAGGTAGTGCAATTGACCCGATTAGTATTCGAGAAAATGTTGAAGATTACCTAGAAAAACTGCGTCCGCCTGAGTTGGATATCTCCCAAATCCGGGGCGAATTTGAAAAATTACTCAATGATCCACAATTAAAAGCGATCGCCGGTAGCCCCGATTTACGCCAGATCGACCGCGAAAAATTTATTGATTTAGTCAGCAGTCGCACCGACCTTTCTAAACGCGACGTTAACCGCATTGCAGATACACTTTACAATGTTTGGCAACAGGTAGTAGGGCAACAGCCACCTGTTCCAGATCGTTTAGGGGAATTAGTTGACTATCTCAAATCTTTACCCCCAGGACAAACCAGAACCGACGAACTCAACGCCAAACTAGAACAGTTAATTACTGAAAGCCGTTCAGCTAAACCAGCCGACCAAAAAGCCGCACCGGGACTGATTCAGCAGACAGTCCAGCAAGGTTTAACGGCTTTGACTGGTATTGTTTTGGGACGCACTGATTTATCAGATATTGATGTGGAAAAGATTTTACAGTCCCTAACCACAGCCAAAGATAAAGCCACAGAACAAGCTGATAAACTAGGTCTTCCCGTACCTTCCCAACCTTACAGCCCAATTCGCGTTGACATCGAAAATTATCTGCATAACACTTATGCTTGGCAACTCAGCCAAGAAAGAATCGCCCAAGAATTCCGCGATGTTATTTATGACCCAGCCGCCGACCCTGGCATTATTAAAAGAGAATTAGACCGCCTGTCTCGTAATGATTTCGTCAAGATTCTGCAAGATAGAGGTCTACTCACCCAAGTTGAAATTCAACGCATCGCCGACCATCTAGAAGTTGTGCGTCAATCAGTATTAGTCACCGTTACAGCCGAAGAAGAACGAGAAATTGCCCAAGATTTACAACGGCGAGTTGAAAGTTATCTGTTAGTCACACCAAAATCAGATTTGACGGCGGAAGGTATTGAACGGGATTTTCAGTCTTTGTTGTCAGACTCTGATGCAGATTATGAAACACTTTCACGCCGTTTGGCAGTAATTGACCGGGCAGAAATGCGACAAATTCTGCTGGAACGCAACGATGTGCAAGTATATGAAGTTGAACCAATTTTAGATGAATTGGAAAAGCAACGCGATCGCGTTTTAATTGCAGCCCAAGGTATAGCAGAACAGGCAAAATATCAAGCAGAAACCCTGTGGTTGAATGTAGAATCATATCTGCGGAACACAGGCAAAGCAGAATTAAACCCTGATGCAATTCGCGCCGACCTGAAGCGATTATTAGAAGACCCCCAAGCCGGGATGATTGCCATTCGCACTCGGTTGTCTCGTTTTGACCGCGATACTTTGGTACAGTTATTGAGTCAGCGCCAAGATTTGAGCGAAGACCAAGTTCATAACATTATTCATACTGTGGAAGATTCTTGGCACAGTATTCGCCACGCACCGCAAGCCGTCGCTGACAAAGCCAAAGAACAATATGATTCTGTCATGACGACAATTACAGATTATCTGCGGAACACTGGCAAAGCAGAACTCAACCCCGAAGGGATTCAACGAGATTTAGATCGCTTGTTTGCCAATCCTAAAGAAGGTGCGATCGCCCTGCGGCGACGTTTATCGCAATTAGACCGAGATACCTTAGTGAAATTATTGAGTCAACGACGAGACTTGAGTGAAGAACAAGTCAACCAAATAATTGACTCGATGCAAACATCAATCCGCAATATTGCGCGTGCGCCCCGCCGTTTTGCTACTCGTACCCAGCAAAGAATGGATACATTCAAAGCTTATCTGGAAGAATATTTGCGGCAAACAGGCAAAGAAGAACTCAACCCTGAAGGTATTAAACGTGACTTGCAATTATTGTTGCATGATCCACGGGTCGGGGTAGAAAGTTTGAGCGATCGCTTGGCGCATTTTGACCGTTCTACTATCATCGCTTTACTGAAAATTCGGGAAGATATGAGTGATGAAGAAGCCGCCAGAATTGCCGACAATATGATTTCCGTCCGGGATCAATTTGTCGAACAAATACGGAGTATTCAACGCCGGATACAAGATGTTGTAGATAATATTTTTGACCGTATCCGTAACTATCTCAATTCTTTAGATCGCCCAGAACTTAATTATGATGGCGTTAAACGGGATATCCGCCAGTTATTTGACGATCCCCAAGCTGGATTTGATGCCTTGCGCGATCGCCTATCTGCCTTCAACCGTGATACCCTAGTCGCCATCATGAGTTCCCGCGAAGATATCTCTGAGGAAGATGCTAACCGCATTATTGACCAAGTAGAACGCGCTCGGAACACAGTCTTACAACGCGCAGAACGCATCCAACAAGAAGCACAACGCCGTTTAGAAGAAGTCAAACGTCAAGCCCAAAAGCAAGCCGAAGAAACCCGCAAAGCCGCAGCCACAGCCGCTTGGTGGTTATTTGCTACAGCCGTCGTTTCTGCAATTTTCGCCGCCTTTGGTGGTGCGATCGCTGTTGTGTTTGTCTAG